One region of Rana temporaria chromosome 9, aRanTem1.1, whole genome shotgun sequence genomic DNA includes:
- the LOC120913947 gene encoding tubulin beta-4B chain-like: protein MREIVHLQAGQCGNQIGAKFWEVISDEHGIDPTGTYHGDSDLQLERINVYYNEASGGKYVPRAILVDLEPGTMDSVRSGPFGQIFRPDNFVFGQSGAGNNWAKGHYTEGAELVDSVLDVVRKEAESCDCLQGFQLTHSLGGGTGSGMGTLLISKIREEYPDRIMNTFSVVPSPKVSDTVVEPYNATLSVHQLVENTDETYCIDNEALYDICFRTLKLTTPTYGDLNHLVSATMSGVTTCLRFPGQLNADLRKLAVNMVPFPRLHFFMPGFAPLTSRGSQQYRALTVPELTQQMFDAKNMMAACDPRHGRYLTVAAIFRGRMSMKEVDEQMLNVQNKNSSYFVEWIPNNVKTAVCDIPPRGLKMSATFIGNSTAIQELFKRISEQFTAMFRRKAFLHWYTGEGMDEMEFTEAESNMNDLVSEYQQYQDATAEEEGEFEEEAEEEAA, encoded by the exons ATGAGGGAAATCGTACATCTACAGGCCGGCCAGTGCGGCAACCAGATCGGAGCCAAG ttctgGGAAGTAATCAGTGATGAACATGGCATTGACCCAACTGGCACATACCACGGTGACAGCGATCTCCAGCTGGAAAGAATAAATGTGTACTACAATGAAGCATCAG GTGGCAAATATGTTCCCCGTGCAATTCTGGTGGACCTGGAGCCCGGCACAATGGACTCTGTGCGGTCTGGACCCTTCGGGCAGATCTTCAGACCAGACAACTTTGTGTTTG GTCAGAGCGGTGCTGGAAACAACTGGGCGAAGGGTCActacacagagggagcagaactGGTTGACTCAGTATTGGATGTTGTAAGGAAAGAAGCAGAAAGCTGTGACTGTCTCCAGGGCTTCCAGCTCACACACTCTCTGGGTGGTGGTACTGGCTCTGGTATGGGTACCCTCCTCATCAGCAAAATCAGAGAAGAGTATCCAGACAGAATCATGAACACTTTCAGCGTTGTGCCCTCCCCCAAAGTGTCCGATACTGTAGTAGAGCCATACAATGCCACCCTGTCTGTGCACCAGCTTGTAGAAAACACAGATGAGACCTACTGCATAGACAATGAAGCCCTGTACGATATCTGCTTCAGAACCCTCAAACTCACCACACCCACCTATGGAGACTTGAACCATCTGGTATCGGCCACCATGAGTGGAGTCACCACCTGTCTGCGTTTCCCTGGCCAGCTGAATGCTGATTTGCGTAAACTGGCTGTCAACATGGTGCCCTTCCCTCGTCTGCACTTCTTCATGCCAGGCTTTGCGCCACTCACCAGCCGCGGTAGCCAGCAGTACCGGGCCTTAACTGTGCCTGAGCTGACCCAGCAGATGTTTGATGCTAAGAACATGATGGCTGCTTGTGACCCACGTCATGGCCGCTATCTGACTGTAGCTGCTATTTTCAGAGGCCGTATGTCTATGAAAGAGGTGGATGAGCAGATGTTGAATGTCCAGAACAAGAACAGCAGCTACTTTGTGGAATGGATCCCCAACAACGTGAAGACTGCAGTCTGTGACATCCCACCAAGAGGTCTAAAGATGTCTGCCACCTTCATCGGTAACAGCACAGCCATTCAGGAGCTGTTCAAGCGCATCTCTGAGCAGTTCACAGCTATGTTCCGCAGAAAGGCTTTCTTGCATTGGTACACCGGGGAGGGCATGGATGAGATGGAGTTCACTGAGGCAGAGAGCAACATGAATGACCTGGTGTCTGAATACCAGCAGTACCAGGATGCCACAGCAGAAGAGGAGGGAGAATTCGAAGAGGAGGCTGAGGAAGAGGCTGCATAA